One genomic region from Patescibacteria group bacterium encodes:
- a CDS encoding ABC transporter ATP-binding protein → MIECKNITKIYKAGELETTVLKEVSLTIQDGEFTAIVGPSGSGKSTLMHILGCLDTPTSGEYFLDGQDVSKLSDDELADIRKNKIGFVFQSFNLLPRATVLKNVILPLIYMEVPLEEREKKAKEALKNAGLDESHFYHLSNQLSGGQMQRVAIARALINNPKIIFADEPTGNLDSKTGEIVLETFQDLNKQGRTIILITHEKYIAEHARRVIAIKDGEIVDDSVSSWTKDKITQQIKE, encoded by the coding sequence ATGATTGAATGTAAAAATATCACAAAAATATATAAAGCCGGAGAATTGGAAACGACAGTGCTTAAAGAGGTTTCTCTGACGATTCAGGATGGCGAATTTACGGCCATTGTCGGGCCGTCCGGTTCGGGCAAGTCAACCCTGATGCATATCTTGGGCTGTTTGGATACGCCGACAAGCGGCGAATATTTTTTAGACGGCCAGGACGTGTCAAAATTATCCGATGACGAGCTGGCGGATATCAGAAAAAACAAAATCGGTTTCGTTTTTCAGTCATTTAATCTTTTGCCGCGAGCCACGGTTCTTAAAAACGTAATTTTGCCGTTAATCTATATGGAAGTGCCGCTGGAGGAGAGAGAAAAAAAAGCCAAGGAGGCGCTTAAGAACGCCGGACTTGACGAGTCGCATTTTTACCATCTCTCCAATCAGCTTTCCGGCGGGCAAATGCAGAGAGTGGCGATTGCGCGCGCGCTTATTAATAATCCCAAGATTATATTTGCCGACGAACCTACTGGTAATCTAGACAGCAAAACCGGCGAGATTGTTTTGGAGACCTTTCAGGATTTAAACAAACAGGGCCGCACCATTATTCTTATCACTCATGAAAAGTATATAGCCGAACATGCCCGAAGAGTAATCGCCATTAAAGACGGAGAAATTGTTGATGATAGCGTCAGTTCCTGGACCAAAGACAAAATAACCCAGCAAATCAAAGAATAG
- a CDS encoding cupin domain-containing protein, translated as MKKGFKDNIEKLTVANENFRRVLYTGPHSQLVLMSLAPNEEIGMEIHSDNDQFFRFESGQGKVMIDGNEYDVTDGDAVVIPAGAEHNIINVSATAPLKLYTIYSPAHHQDGVVRATKEEAVASSPEFDGQTTE; from the coding sequence ATGAAAAAAGGTTTCAAAGACAACATTGAGAAATTAACCGTGGCCAATGAAAATTTCCGCCGGGTGCTTTATACCGGCCCGCACAGCCAATTGGTTTTAATGTCTCTTGCCCCCAACGAAGAGATTGGCATGGAAATCCATTCCGACAATGACCAGTTTTTTCGTTTTGAATCCGGTCAGGGCAAGGTAATGATTGACGGCAATGAATATGACGTCACGGATGGCGACGCGGTGGTTATCCCCGCCGGCGCCGAACATAACATCATTAATGTTTCCGCTACCGCGCCGTTAAAACTTTACACCATTTATTCCCCGGCGCATCATCAAGATGGTGTGGTTCGCGCCACCAAAGAAGAGGCCGTGGCCAGTTCGCCCGAGTTTGACGGTCAGACCACAGAATAG
- a CDS encoding ABC transporter permease, whose product MLSADLFKETFSALLMNKARSGLTILGIVIGIGSVIAMISVGQGATGTIESSIQALGSNLIMVTPGMQRTVGSQVRSGWGAAQSLTLADAEAIADEINTVQAVASEVAGRYQVTAKGSNTNTQVIGTTAAYPAVKNLEVGEGVFISDQNVSNTSKVAVLGPTVRDDLFGEDVNPVGQTIRIKGAEFKVIGLTVSKGGTGFSNQDDRIFIPLSTAQRFLAGNEYLTTINVEAVDQSSMSVTQEEITSLLLLRHNIADAQSADFSTMNQSDIISSASSITNTLTILLGSIAGISLVVGGIGIMNMMLTTVTERTREIGLRKAIGAKKKDIGRQFLAEAVMLTFIGGLVGIFIGWLASFIISKFGTTTEVSSLSIILAFGVSAAIGIIFGYYPARRAAGLNPIQALRFE is encoded by the coding sequence ATGCTTTCAGCGGATCTATTTAAAGAAACATTTTCGGCCTTGCTCATGAATAAAGCCCGTTCCGGACTCACGATTTTAGGTATTGTCATTGGTATCGGTTCGGTAATAGCAATGATTTCCGTGGGGCAGGGAGCGACCGGCACTATTGAATCCAGCATCCAGGCGCTGGGTTCCAATTTAATTATGGTGACTCCGGGCATGCAAAGGACAGTTGGTTCTCAAGTCAGGTCAGGGTGGGGGGCGGCGCAATCGTTAACGCTGGCCGATGCCGAAGCGATTGCCGATGAGATTAACACCGTGCAGGCCGTTGCGTCGGAGGTGGCGGGTCGTTATCAAGTGACAGCCAAAGGCTCAAATACCAATACGCAGGTTATCGGCACCACCGCGGCTTATCCCGCCGTCAAGAATCTGGAAGTCGGAGAGGGTGTTTTTATTTCCGACCAAAACGTGAGTAACACTTCCAAAGTGGCCGTTTTGGGTCCGACAGTCAGAGACGACCTGTTTGGCGAAGATGTCAATCCTGTCGGGCAGACGATTCGTATTAAGGGCGCGGAGTTTAAGGTTATCGGCCTGACGGTTTCCAAGGGCGGTACGGGATTTTCCAACCAGGACGACCGGATTTTTATTCCTCTGTCCACGGCCCAACGGTTTTTGGCGGGCAATGAATATCTCACCACTATCAACGTGGAAGCCGTTGACCAAAGTTCCATGTCAGTGACGCAGGAAGAAATTACCTCGTTGTTATTGCTTCGTCATAACATTGCCGACGCGCAGAGCGCTGATTTTTCCACCATGAACCAATCAGATATAATTTCCAGCGCTTCTTCCATTACCAATACTTTAACGATTTTACTCGGGTCAATCGCCGGCATTTCTCTGGTGGTCGGCGGTATCGGCATTATGAATATGATGCTAACCACTGTCACTGAAAGAACGCGCGAAATCGGTTTGCGCAAAGCGATTGGAGCCAAAAAGAAAGATATTGGCCGGCAATTTTTGGCTGAAGCGGTGATGCTTACTTTCATCGGCGGGTTGGTTGGAATTTTTATCGGCTGGCTGGCTTCTTTTATAATTTCCAAGTTTGGCACTACCACCGAAGTATCTTCACTTTCAATTATTTTGGCTTTTGGCGTGTCGGCGGCCATCGGCATTATTTTCGGCTACTATCCGGCGCGGCGGGCGGCGGGGCTAAACCCCATCCAAGCGTTGAGATTTGAATAA
- a CDS encoding very short patch repair endonuclease, whose protein sequence is MVDVHTKAQRSKNMAAIRGRNNKSTELALITLFRANKIRGWRRRGRHIFGTPDFIFPKNKVAVFVDGCFWHGCPKCRTYPQTNAKFWKTKIAANQERDKKVKKQLIRDEWKVLRFWEHEIKRNPKRILRKIVFLDSSLKQK, encoded by the coding sequence ATGGTAGATGTTCACACGAAAGCACAAAGATCAAAAAATATGGCAGCTATCAGGGGCCGGAACAATAAAAGTACCGAACTCGCCCTGATAACGCTTTTTCGTGCAAATAAAATTAGGGGTTGGCGTCGTCGAGGCCGACATATTTTTGGAACTCCGGATTTTATCTTTCCAAAAAATAAAGTAGCAGTTTTTGTTGACGGCTGTTTTTGGCACGGTTGCCCCAAATGTCGGACTTATCCGCAGACCAATGCAAAGTTTTGGAAAACAAAAATTGCCGCTAATCAGGAAAGAGACAAAAAGGTCAAGAAACAACTTATCCGAGACGAGTGGAAAGTGTTGAGATTTTGGGAGCACGAGATAAAGCGGAATCCCAAACGTATTTTAAGGAAGATTGTTTTTTTGGATTCTTCGTTAAAGCAAAAATAA
- a CDS encoding HNH endonuclease: protein MPNNNEENYIEIKGEQLELLDEVDNIPLADSFVKSNKLQGTTGHGEAKLYVGAQKKKDFGDFFGDFSGKGFFLKKDFEDYLGDAKFEYEQQEQKYRQDISGKWEEYHQKLQELSDYEEFSISHAVPQDRSRFYIKSDDNVFDFFRNIALPIISYISILKLKDAKGNIKFFFRPALSYNFNPYYHPAKVEEVEKAIEQDPKLTEEKKEQLRDARIGQGAYRQKLMEESSECIITRVNDERILIASHIKPWSVSSETEKIDHNNGLALTPTYDRLFDQGFISFEDDGTILLSPYISPLNLKKLHLAKGRKYNIPPSDKRCLYLNYHRDNIFKR, encoded by the coding sequence ATGCCAAATAATAACGAAGAAAACTACATAGAAATTAAGGGAGAACAGCTTGAATTGCTCGATGAAGTGGATAATATTCCGCTGGCTGATTCTTTTGTTAAAAGCAATAAACTCCAAGGTACAACAGGACACGGAGAGGCAAAATTGTATGTCGGTGCTCAGAAGAAAAAAGATTTCGGTGATTTTTTTGGCGACTTTAGTGGAAAAGGATTTTTTCTGAAAAAAGATTTTGAGGATTATTTAGGAGACGCCAAATTTGAGTACGAACAACAGGAACAAAAATATAGGCAGGATATTTCCGGCAAATGGGAAGAATATCACCAAAAATTACAAGAGCTTTCTGATTACGAAGAGTTCAGTATAAGCCATGCCGTACCGCAAGATAGATCACGGTTTTACATTAAATCAGATGACAATGTTTTTGATTTTTTCAGAAATATCGCGCTTCCGATTATTTCTTATATCTCAATTTTAAAATTAAAAGATGCCAAAGGAAATATAAAATTCTTTTTTAGACCGGCATTAAGCTATAATTTTAACCCTTACTATCATCCCGCTAAGGTTGAGGAAGTTGAAAAAGCCATTGAGCAAGACCCAAAATTGACAGAGGAGAAAAAGGAACAATTAAGAGATGCAAGAATCGGACAAGGCGCTTACCGACAAAAATTGATGGAAGAATCGTCAGAATGTATAATAACGAGAGTTAACGATGAAAGGATTTTAATTGCAAGCCACATAAAACCATGGAGCGTATCAAGTGAGACGGAGAAAATAGACCATAATAACGGACTCGCACTTACACCAACATATGATCGGTTGTTTGATCAGGGATTTATTTCGTTTGAAGACGATGGAACAATTCTTCTCTCGCCATACATATCACCCCTGAACCTTAAAAAACTTCATCTCGCAAAAGGAAGAAAATATAATATTCCGCCCAGTGACAAAAGGTGTTTATATCTTAATTACCACAGAGATAATATTTTCAAAAGATAG
- a CDS encoding RNA polymerase sigma factor translates to MLEISDEKLVSQYLKGDEKSLEVLIQRYLKPIYGFVYYYAGTASDAEDITQDVFVKAWKHIKKFDQRKSFKTWIFSIAKNTAIDFLKKKKALLFSELSDEADSNSILDTLVDPAPLPDEILERADIEQMLARAMDKLPAKYRAVLFLYYKDGFNFREIAAVLGEPLNTVKSRQRRALLALKKILTETVE, encoded by the coding sequence ATGCTGGAAATTAGCGACGAAAAACTTGTCAGCCAGTATCTCAAGGGCGATGAGAAATCGCTGGAAGTTTTAATTCAGCGATATCTAAAGCCGATTTACGGCTTTGTTTATTATTACGCCGGCACTGCTTCGGACGCGGAAGACATTACCCAGGATGTTTTTGTCAAAGCGTGGAAACATATTAAAAAATTTGACCAACGGAAAAGTTTTAAAACCTGGATTTTCAGCATTGCCAAAAATACGGCCATAGATTTTTTAAAAAAGAAAAAAGCCCTGCTGTTTTCCGAACTCTCTGACGAAGCCGATAGCAACTCTATTTTAGACACACTGGTTGACCCCGCTCCTTTGCCCGATGAAATTTTAGAACGGGCGGATATAGAGCAGATGCTAGCCCGCGCCATGGACAAGCTGCCGGCCAAATATCGTGCGGTTTTATTTTTGTATTACAAAGATGGTTTTAACTTTCGTGAAATCGCTGCCGTACTCGGCGAGCCCTTAAACACGGTCAAAAGCCGCCAGCGCCGCGCGTTGTTGGCGCTCAAAAAAATTCTTACGGAAACCGTTGAATAA
- a CDS encoding DUF5666 domain-containing protein, with protein sequence MKKTLLVILIVAIVAGGGAFYAGLKYGQHKKFGRGDVNFADWPSAGRQAPSGQLGFGGGEGKDLKAGGGFIAGEIISKDDKSITVKLSDGGSKIIFFGESTEVNKFVSGATSDLEIGKTVTVSGKKNDDGSITAQTIQIRPETPK encoded by the coding sequence ATGAAGAAAACATTGTTAGTCATTCTCATCGTGGCTATCGTCGCCGGCGGCGGGGCATTCTATGCCGGCCTGAAGTACGGCCAACATAAAAAATTCGGGAGAGGCGATGTGAATTTTGCCGATTGGCCATCAGCGGGGCGGCAAGCTCCTTCCGGACAATTGGGGTTTGGCGGGGGAGAGGGGAAAGACCTGAAAGCGGGCGGAGGATTTATCGCCGGAGAAATCATTTCCAAAGACGATAAAAGTATTACCGTCAAACTTTCTGACGGCGGTTCTAAAATTATTTTTTTCGGGGAAAGCACGGAGGTTAACAAATTTGTGAGTGGCGCGACGAGCGACTTGGAAATCGGTAAGACAGTCACGGTCAGCGGGAAAAAGAATGACGATGGTAGTATCACGGCGCAGACAATCCAAATCAGGCCGGAAACGCCGAAATAG
- a CDS encoding efflux RND transporter periplasmic adaptor subunit: MFLAKRKIIIVLIVALAAVGGYFGYKAYWGDTAEVRYVLAAVTKGTLITSVFGSGQISASNQIDITPKISGDLVYVGVKTGEEVKTGTLIGQLDSKEAQKSVRDAESALESAKLSLEKLKKPADELSILQAENSLAQAKESKQKADDDLVKAYEDGFNDVANVFLDLPTVMSGLNDILFGNTFNKNQDNLDYFSDRVEGYDGKVLIYKNSAKESYETARTAYDENFNDYKATSRFSTDDVIESLIDETYETTKNIAEAVKDANNLIQFYADQLIEHNFTPETLATTYLSDLNTYTGQTNNHLSNLLAIERTIQTDKETIINADRTIAEKTGSLADLKAGADELDIKSSELTIKQKENALLDAKEKYADYYVRAPFDGVMVAVDAKKGDTVSSATVLGTLITKQKIAEISLNEVDAAKVKTGQKATLTFDAVEELSIAGEVAEIDAIGTVSQGVVTYNVKIVFDTQDERVKPGMSVSASIVTEVKLDTLSVPNAAVKQQNDVSYVEAPGAAETDVTAAAVSGGIILKNSPERRQIEAGISNDEYTEVLSGLSEGDIIIVRTIQKNSTSTTSSGGNKTNASVFGISGGGPGMR; the protein is encoded by the coding sequence ATGTTTTTAGCCAAGCGAAAAATTATCATCGTCCTGATTGTCGCGCTGGCCGCGGTCGGCGGTTATTTCGGATATAAAGCGTACTGGGGCGACACGGCCGAAGTCCGCTATGTTTTGGCAGCCGTGACCAAGGGAACGCTTATCACTTCCGTTTTCGGTAGCGGACAAATCTCGGCATCCAATCAAATAGACATTACGCCGAAAATCTCCGGCGACCTTGTTTATGTCGGAGTGAAAACGGGCGAGGAAGTGAAAACTGGCACGCTGATCGGACAGTTAGATTCCAAGGAAGCGCAAAAATCGGTTCGCGACGCCGAATCCGCGCTGGAATCGGCGAAGTTGTCATTGGAAAAATTAAAGAAGCCGGCGGACGAACTGTCAATTCTTCAGGCCGAAAATTCTTTAGCTCAAGCCAAAGAATCCAAACAAAAAGCGGATGATGACCTTGTCAAAGCGTATGAGGACGGTTTCAACGATGTCGCCAATGTTTTTCTGGATTTGCCAACAGTGATGTCCGGTCTCAACGATATTTTATTCGGCAACACTTTTAACAAGAATCAGGATAATTTAGATTATTTTTCCGACAGAGTGGAGGGTTATGACGGCAAGGTTTTAATCTACAAAAACAGCGCCAAAGAATCGTATGAAACCGCCCGGACGGCTTACGATGAAAATTTTAATGATTACAAAGCCACCAGCCGATTTTCAACTGACGACGTGATTGAATCATTGATTGATGAAACTTACGAAACCACCAAGAATATCGCGGAAGCCGTCAAGGACGCCAATAATCTCATCCAATTTTATGCCGACCAGCTGATTGAACATAATTTTACGCCCGAAACGCTGGCCACCACTTATTTATCAGATTTAAACACTTATACGGGGCAGACGAATAACCATCTTTCCAATCTTCTGGCCATAGAACGGACGATACAAACTGATAAAGAAACTATTATTAACGCCGACAGAACCATTGCCGAAAAAACCGGCTCGCTGGCCGACCTCAAAGCCGGAGCTGACGAACTTGATATTAAATCATCGGAATTAACCATCAAGCAGAAAGAGAACGCGTTGTTGGATGCCAAGGAAAAATACGCGGATTATTACGTGCGCGCTCCTTTTGACGGCGTGATGGTAGCGGTGGATGCCAAAAAGGGCGACACGGTTTCTTCCGCAACCGTTTTGGGAACGCTGATTACCAAGCAGAAAATCGCCGAAATTTCTTTGAATGAAGTGGATGCCGCCAAAGTGAAAACCGGCCAGAAAGCGACACTCACTTTTGACGCCGTAGAAGAGTTGAGTATTGCCGGAGAGGTGGCGGAAATTGACGCCATCGGCACGGTCAGCCAAGGTGTGGTGACTTATAACGTTAAAATAGTTTTTGATACGCAGGACGAACGGGTTAAGCCCGGCATGAGCGTTTCCGCCTCCATCGTTACGGAGGTCAAGCTGGATACTTTGTCCGTGCCTAACGCGGCGGTCAAACAGCAGAACGACGTAAGTTATGTGGAGGCGCCCGGCGCGGCGGAAACCGACGTCACGGCCGCGGCCGTTTCCGGCGGAATTATTTTAAAGAATTCTCCGGAGCGCCGGCAGATAGAAGCGGGAATTTCCAATGATGAATATACCGAAGTTTTAAGCGGCCTGTCCGAGGGCGATATCATCATCGTCAGAACTATTCAAAAAAATTCAACGTCAACAACTTCTTCCGGCGGGAATAAAACGAACGCTTCCGTTTTTGGCATATCCGGCGGCGGGCCGGGCATGAGATAA